The DNA window CAAGAAGAAAGACGAATCAAGTAGTGAATTATCTGATTCTGTAGATGAAACCAGTTCTGATGATGATGTTGCTGCAGCCAAGAAAGCTCCCGTACCTCAGGCTAAAAATGTCACTGTTGCAGCTACCAAGAAGAAAGATGAATCTAGTGACGATTCTGTTTCCGAAGATGAAACTAGTTCTGACGAGGATGTTGCTGCTGCGAAGAAAGCTCCCACCAAAACTGCCCCTGCGGCTGCTGCAAAGAAGGACGAGTCAAATGATGGTTCTGATTCTGAAGACGAAACAAGTTCTGATGACGAAGCTCCAGCTGCTAAGAAAACTCCTGCTGCTATCGCTAAGAAAAGCCATGTAGCTGCCGTCAAGGGAAAAGATGAATCAAGCAGTGACAGTGAAAGTTCTGATGAAGATGTTATTGCAACTAAAACTGTGACGCCTGTTGTGAAGAAGAAGGTCGAGTCTAGTGAAGATTCAGAGTCGGATGATGAAAGCAGCAGCTCTGATGATGAGGTAAGTGTGTAGTTTTGACTTCTACTTCTTTTCAGATGGAAGAAAATTGTTATTTGGTTGCTGAATATTTTTACTATGTTATCTGGTaactgaattttttaaaatccttttcttttgtctttttTTGAGGTGGAAAACGAAAACAGACTTCCAAAAATCTCCAATTTTATTAGGTAGTGATAATTTtagattattaatattaattattattttatacattATATTACCCTCTTCGGCAGGTTCCTAAAAAAGCTGGTTCTTTGAAAAGAACCACTACGGAAGCAAGCAAGGTAAATTTAATCTCCTTATGTCTCTATACTGTGCGACTTCTTTAGAGCTTATTTTAGGAAACTAGTGATCAACTCACGTTAACACTCTTTTACAGACCAAGAAAAACGCTAGCTCTGAAGATGACAGTTCGGATGAGGAAAGTGATGATGGAGAGCCGCAAAAGAAAAAGATCAAAGTTCCAGTATGTTAAAAAGTGATTGTGTGATATAAAATTTGTTCTGTTGCTCTGTAATTGATTTCCTTGTTCCTTTATATGATTCAGCCCTCTAATGCATGAGTTTTTTCTTAAATGTTTCCTCCTCTTTTACAATACTTTTTTTGCCATTGCAGGATACTGATGTAGAAATGGCTGATGCTGTATCTGCAAAGGCAAATGCGGGGAAAGGAGGTTCGCAAATTGAAAAAACTGTAAGCTCTATCCGTCTTGACCGCTTTTCAAGTCTTTGCATGATCAGATACGTGGGAATAGTTAAAGGAATTGCAATCCCAACTTTTTGAACTAACTTTTTTGGGGGGACCACAAACATTTGGTGCATTTATAATATTTGGGTGGACAATGAAATTTTCTTCTTACTAGAAAGTGATTTGGCATCATGCATGTGTTTTAATAACGTTCTATATGCACTTTTTGCAGCCCAAGACACCTATCACACCGAAAGAGCAAACAAGAGGATCTAAAACCCTTTTTGTTGGGAATCTTTCTTACTCTGTTGAGCAAGCTGATGTGTAAGTATAGATGCTGTAAATTGTTTTCTTGGCGACCGATCTTTTTTTTACACTGACTTGTCATTGTAATGTTTCAGTGAGAACTTTTTCAAAGATGCTGGGGAAATTGTTGAGGTCCGCTTTTCCATGTTCCCGGATAATTCTTTCAGGGGCTTTGGTCATGTTGAATTTGCTACAGCAGCAGAAGCAGAAAAGGTGATTATTGATGGATTCATTTATTTCGGCGCTAACACTTAAATATGACTTCCTATTAGGGCTGTGAATGAACTGAATCGAGTCAAgtagtaattttttttcatattcaAGCTCGAAGCGTTGCTCAAACTTTGAATAATAGACTAGTTTGGCCTCATTCAGCTCAACTTAGAGTTCGAATTTGAGCCCAATTTGGTAGTTCCTTTGTCAAACTTGAGCAAGcaaatgcatgaacttttacttaaattcataaacttaggtttatattatataaaatgagTCGATCTATTAAAGCTCATTAGTGGCTTATGAGTTATTTAACTAAAACATGAAGTCTAAAATTTGGCTTGATTATACGTTTGAGCTTGGCTTGAGTTTGATTGTTTCAGTTACAAATTGAATGATATGCCAACCTGCCAAAAGCGAGTCAGGTTGATTTTTGGCGCCCTTATGTTCATCAAAATGGTTGCTTACATGTTACAATTAAAAGTAGATacttttttattcttatattatattatatgttattGTTGCGCAGTTGATATAAGCTATTTTGTGTTTTAtacttattaaaaaaattgaaagagtAATTACAATTCTGTATAATCATTAGTTTTGTTGATAAATAAAACATGGCTAAGTTGCAAAGGTCTCGATGCTTGGTCGGCTAGAGTTTTGGTCCTACTTGAGAATATACTATTCTAATGTGGGTGCTTTAGTGGTAGCTTTTACTGGAagtttgtattgttattgaataTTTTGTGTAAAAATTTATCAGGCCCTCCGCGAAATGAATGGTAAGGAGTTGCTGGGTCGTCCTGTGAAACTTGACCTTGCAAAGGAAAGGGGGGCATTCACTCCGCATAGTGGGTAGGTCTCGATGCTTGGTCGGCTATAGCTTTCTTGGATCATTATTTATAGCCTTCATTCTAAGTTTTGTTCGATAGCGCTGGTACTtacatattaattttattttaaattggtttAGTGAAAAGGATGCGAATTCCTTCCAGAAGGGTGGTAGAGCTCAAGGCCAAACAATTTTTGTTCGCGGATTCAATAAAGACGAAGAAGAAGACCAGGCACGTGTTTTCACCGCCCACTTTTGTTACCCATTTTATTATCTCTGCTGCATCACATCACATAACACATCTCAACAACACAATCAAATTTCAGATTAGGAGCtctttggaagatcattttggCTCTTGTGGCGAAATTTCTCGAGTGTCTATTCCTAAAGATCAGGAGGGTGGTTTTAAAGGGTAGGTCTCTCTTTTACTTTTCTTTCCTTGGTTTTCAGGGGGCCTGGTTAATTTCAAGAACagctaaatttttattattttcgttaaTGTTTTGTATGCTTTTGAAATGGCTTATTCAAATTACTTCCTGCTCATAGGATGGCTTATATCGATTTTACTGAGAGTGATGGCTTCAACAAAGCTTTAGAATTGAATGGTTCTGAAATTGGAGAGTATAGTCTGACGGTGGAGGAGGCGAAGCCTAGAGGTGACGCCTCTGGTGGAGCCAGAAGTGGTGGGAGAAGTGGTGATAGATTCGGTGGGGGCCGGTTCGGCAGCGGTGGTCGAAATGGTGGTGGGGGCCGGTTCGGCAGTGGTGGTCGAAATGGTGGTGGGGGCCGATTTGGAAGCGGTGGACGAGCAGATCGCTTTGGCGATGGTAGTCGTGGTAGAAGTAACAGAGGAAGACGTGGAAATTTCAACAAGCCAAGCATGGCTGCTTCTGGAACTGGTGTGCAAATATTATACTTAACACGCCGTATTTTTCTTGAGAATGAATATTAGATAGATAGATATCTATTTAGTGTTAATATAATGTTTCGACTTAAATGTTGTTCTTTTGTTTGCAGGGAAGAAAACGACCTTCAATGATGACGAGTAGAAGCTGTTTTCATTTTTGCATGGGGagcttgtttttgtttttatttttattaaatgtttgatgtttatttatataaaatatgcaTCGTACTGTTTTAAATTGCACTTGAATTGCAGACTAGTTTGGATTTTGATTATTGacaattttaacatataaacatattTGTGTTAATGACCGCACAGATATGCCTGCTACCTTTCTGTTTGTTGGAATTGGATTTAGGGATTTGATGAAGTGAGGTATTTTTCCTTTTGTCTAATATTGTGAAAAGTATTTAAGTGGGTAAGAATCAAGTAGTGCAATTTTCCACTGTATGTCTACTTCATTCATTTTGCCTCACAAATGATCCTTAattctatatttatttattgtggaacataatatttaaatataaagcTAGGCGACATATTCTTTAATACACTAGTAGGCcacatattatttaatatatatatactaacTAGTATTTTTACTCGTATGTGGAAAATTGTAAAtacaatataattttatatattttacttcatatttttattctttacactctaaattaaattgtaaaaaattattcctaaaaatatataaaatagaaTTATAGGTGCTAAGTTAATTTGATAATTTCCAATCTTTTTTCCTTTGAAATATGAggagaattttaaattttatacgTATATTTTAAGTAAAGTAGAAAAGAGTTCACCATCAACACCAAACTATAATCGTAATAGATTCTTATAATATTACTTgcataaatgatatttttatttatacttAACATGTGCACGTGCAACAAAATATACAAAGGTATATGTTGAGAACAATTCTCACATTATTCatattatcttttatttttaacaattaattaaatctatGATACATCGATAAAGTTCAGTATTTATTTTAGTCCGAGTTCTTGAATATCAATATAattgaattgttttaaatttgatatgcatataaaaatataatgttGCAATATTCTctctaaatataaaaatatttattagtgTGATTTATAATCAGAACCATATTCGACATGATAATTCAAAACAATaagaattataatttttaaatttctcatgatatattttgaatctataaaataaaatacataaataatgTCCTAAAAAAATAGTTACAAGTTCTACAAGTATTTATCGATGAAAATTTGACAGGGTATAAGAtaattgtaatattttttaaaaaaattatttttcgagaaatgttttttaaaaaaaaaacataaattttttataaatcattttatgTAACTGTAGATATAATTAATttgttttacataaaaataatttgaattcatttttattttctttttctattcCTTGATATATATAAGACTAATTATTacacataaaattaatttaaactcattttgattattttgaagTGTTATCTTAATGTACCAAACAATTATTTGTTTGTCATGCATAGGGTTTTACGATTTAGCATATTGACAGCCACGTCAATGCAATCCTCATTATGTTCACCATTAGCTTAGTATAAGGTTTTGCACggtaaatcacaattataagaaataaatatTGTGTCGTGGGTAACAAATATAACTTTTGACATAAAGATTAAGAAAAATTCGAACTAAAagataaatatttcatgaaCATTCAATTTTGTTTGGTTAAGCGTGCAAGAATGAGGGTAATACTGGGATGAGTGAACTTCTGAGAAGTTTTCGTGAGTTAAGCTGCTGACATTGTGTcgcttattttaaatttcattaaagatataattttgttttaaaaaaagccgtaaatttcattccaaaaataaaatgtcatttttcttcaattattataaaattcattAATACCTGAAAACGAACAAAAAAGTGTTAAGGAATTACTATTACCCAAGAGTTTTGGTGATCGACAAAATCAAAACAGCACTTAACTGTTTCAGGAAAAAATTGCAATCTTCTGTGTATAACAGGAACCAGTTCAATCGTCTAATCTTACAACCACCTAGTATTCAACCGCTTGAAATTTCAGACCGCCTACCATTCATCCGTTTGAAACAGAAGAAGTTCAAATTTATTAAAGAAACTTCCCAACTGGCTGTTCGAAGACTTTAAATCGAGTCATTAAAGAGCTATTTATTGCTCACTTaatgaaagacattctctgaccggttcAGGACATTCAATGATTTTGCACCGCTACAAGTCAACCATGTCCTACACCTGTCCCGATATTGATATGCATTTATGTCACTATCCCAGAAAAGGAAGATTGCTTATATCCTACAAGAATACTCAGCAACAACTCTTCAAAGAACGAGATTCAAAGTTATGCTAGCAAATAGAACATTAAATGCTTTGCTGAATAACATTTAATGTATTTGTAGCTGATAGTGATACATCATTCCAAGGTTACATGTTAACATTACTCATCTTTTTCAGACCGTTGGAATGACAGCTTATATAAGAAGAGCTGGAAGTATGCAAGAAACACACAATACAATCGTCAAGCTTTCAACAGTGCGATTACTACAAGCCTGTATACTTAGccatagtttggtacatgggaaaagggagagattgataaataatcatcCTTATCTCATGTTTGGTACATTTTTAAAAAGCTCATGATacccttgataaataattttttagaaggataaAATGTCCCGTCTATaaggtgtgataattttaatttaatgataaaatacactacaaatgacttaattaccctcaatttataaatgatttttataaatctatgctagtaggtagaaattaaaatcaaataaatatttttatttatttttaaatattatataatgataattatataaatgaacgagataattatataaatgatttgtataagtctcaataaaattattaatatcactCGATTgaccttaaaaattgatatttgacttgactcacaaaacgaagggctcaattatcatattatataatatataaaattagataaaaataaataaatcatgcaagcactgtCGGCGCATGAAtagataagaaatatgaacttaaacaacaactttgaaattataaaatctaTTATGATAagattaattttgtcattacaatctaatatataaatttaatcattcttattaaaatcatactaaatattaaatataatatcctacatcttatttatccttatattatatatcacatgttatgctatcatgtgtaccaaactataccTTAAAGAATTTGAGCGCAATGAAAGATCATATATCTCATCGCTCATCAAGCACGCACTCAACAGAAAGTTATCTGATCATTCAAGGATCATATTCGTGCTATTAAAACAGATTGTTTACTTAcatcagtaaccttttggttatttaattaatagtgGTGtttgatgaaccgagtgttcttaaaatccagaagtgtaaagtgatcactaagagtttcaaacaggcagtgtgataagttatggttggagtgggctgttacaaagagttttgtaaagccaaagtctcaTAGCCGACTTGAAtcatgaaaaaatttatttttcactcCCAAAATGACTGGGTCAGCCCCTCTCAAGACtatataacaataaaattatttcaCATGAAACCTACTAAAAATTGGAgaactataaaattttgaataattgtgtaaacttcatttttattcaatttattttaaaattcattaattaaaaaaaatagaaatcaaacaaaaatgcaaatttaatattcttttatttaattataagtttcaataaagatatatatattttaaaaatagattgtaaatttcattccaaaaaatgatgaataaattatattttcttcaatttattttataaccCATTAATAACTGataacaaacaaacaaacaaaaaatatatatttattattaatattttaaatttaattaaaaatatagttttttttttaaaaaattggagtataaatttcattccaaaaaatgaaaaaataaatttaaattttattccaAAAACTGGaagctaaattttatttttttttaatttattttagaagCTATTTATAGCTGAtagaaaacaaacaaaaaaattatttattaatattatcattttgaatttcatgttttttttaaaaaatggagTGCAAATTTAATCACAAAAAATaagactaaaattcatttctcttcaatttattttaaattctattaatgaatagatgaaaaacatgagaaacaaaaaaaaaattaaaaatggagTGCAAATTTCATCACAAAAAATGAAGGCTAaatttcttttttcttcaatttattttaaattctattaattaatatatgaaaaaacaaacaagaaaGAAACATGTATTAATGAAGAATGAAGGCTAAATTTCATttatcttcaatttattttaattatattaattaatagatgaaaaacaaacaatttttttttaaaaaaaaatagagtgaaaatttcattacaacaaaaaataagtctaaatttattttctcttcagtttattttaaattttattaattaatagatgaaaaacaaacaaaaaataaatatgtattaaTGGTTCTTATTAAACGAAGGTgatagacatgaattaattgtggcgatgaaaataaaaaccaacagaccagcagcactctttaagaaaacagtagacaaaaagaaaatcagaagctactggtctagtaaaacaaaagcagtagaaaggatagaaaaacagaatcagtagaagatgttgcccaacgtgactactttaaatgttaccgttaaagttaccaagtactagtattaattgcagcattaaatacTATACATAGTCATTTAATTAACTTTACcgagtttagtataaaacatgattgattgttttatagcttttctgcaggaacttttttttggtaataaagctaactctatcagaaatctgaagacatcttctgatcataaacgttgaactcagtcgcttatatatacatggaacaaaccCTTACAAAAGAAGAGAACtctacgcataatatcttttcaaggatcaaagttatttcactcaacgagacaacctcgaaattccttgataactttgagttcaacacaaagaaaagtagcacacgcttcatagcaaatatctgatcttttgaagatcattttgtgctactGATTCTTAGACTCTTCACAATCGTTTACAACACTTATACTTTATCAGGAAGAGCTTGTAAtatgaaaagagtcttttcagaaccttttgtatcacgtactttttgagtcgagtaactaagagtttcagtaggcaaatgtgtaagtccttctgaagtgggtgtgtacaagagttgtactgtaatattcaaaatcttttagttataccttctggaaacaggagaaggggagacgtagaagatttcatcttcgaactttcataaacaactactgcccactgttattattgtctttcacttacttcatcagattgtttccgcacctataattgtaatctaggtgaaggtatacgcaacaagataaactactatctctaacaggattttagtacctcatcaaaagaaaggaaaaacgagtagagtttattcacccccctctaaactcaacttcgatcctcaaaaattggtatcagagcaggttattcttgt is part of the Primulina tabacum isolate GXHZ01 chromosome 18, ASM2559414v2, whole genome shotgun sequence genome and encodes:
- the LOC142532592 gene encoding uncharacterized protein LOC142532592 isoform X4; translated protein: MAKSNKKSATKVDAAVVPANPLKKGKRDAEEVVDKKDAKKQKKDLVEEKKIEIKTKKKIVKKKDETSSDEETSSESEKKLKVSAKTVALKADAGSEDSSGLEEDVGVPKKTPLAKNGNLAAAKKEDDSSEESDSEDEASSDEDVAAPEKAPAALVKNVPVSAAKKKDESSSELSDSVDETSSDDDVAAAKKAPVPQAKNVTVAATKKKDESSDDSVSEDETSSDEDVAAAKKAPTKTAPAAAAKKDESNDGSDSEDETSSDDEAPAAKKTPAAIAKKSHVAAVKGKDESSSDSESSDEDVIATKTVTPVVKKKVESSEDSESDDESSSSDDEVPKKAGSLKRTTTEASKTKKNASSEDDSSDEESDDGEPQKKKIKVPDTDVEMADAVSAKANAGKGGSQIEKTPKTPITPKEQTRGSKTLFVGNLSYSVEQADVENFFKDAGEIVEVRFSMFPDNSFRGFGHVEFATAAEAEKALREMNGKELLGRPVKLDLAKERGAFTPHSGEKDANSFQKGGRAQGQTIFVRGFNKDEEEDQIRSSLEDHFGSCGEISRVSIPKDQEGGFKGMAYIDFTESDGFNKALELNGSEIGEYSLTVEEAKPRGDASGGARSGGRSGDRFGGGRFGSGGRNGGGGRFGSGGRNGGGGRFGSGGRADRFGDGSRGRSNRGRRGNFNKPSMAASGTGKKTTFNDDE
- the LOC142532592 gene encoding uncharacterized protein LOC142532592 isoform X2 gives rise to the protein MAKSNKKSATKVDAAVVPANPLKKGKRDAEEVVDKKDAKKQKKDLVEEKKIEIKTKKKIVKKKDETSSDEETSSESEKKLKVKVSAKTVALKADAGSEDSSGLEEDVGVPKKTPLAKNGNLAAAKKEDDSSEESDSEDEASSDEDVAAPEKAPAALVKNVPVSAAKKKDESSSELSDSVDETSSDDDVAAAKKAPVPQAKNVTVAATKKKDESSDDSVSEDETSSDEDVAAAKKAPTKTAPAAAAKKDESNDGSDSEDETSSDDEAPAAKKTPAAIAKKSHVAAVKGKDESSSDSESSDEDVIATKTVTPVVKKKVESSEDSESDDESSSSDDEVPKKAGSLKRTTTEASKTKKNASSEDDSSDEESDDGEPQKKKIKVPDTDVEMADAVSAKANAGKGGSQIEKTPKTPITPKEQTRGSKTLFVGNLSYSVEQADVENFFKDAGEIVEVRFSMFPDNSFRGFGHVEFATAAEAEKALREMNGKELLGRPVKLDLAKERGAFTPHSGEKDANSFQKGGRAQGQTIFVRGFNKDEEEDQIRSSLEDHFGSCGEISRVSIPKDQEGGFKGMAYIDFTESDGFNKALELNGSEIGEYSLTVEEAKPRGDASGGARSGGRSGDRFGGGRFGSGGRNGGGGRFGSGGRNGGGGRFGSGGRADRFGDGSRGRSNRGRRGNFNKPSMAASGTGKKTTFNDDE
- the LOC142532592 gene encoding uncharacterized protein LOC142532592 isoform X1, with translation MAKSNKKSATKVDAAVVPANPLKKATGKRDAEEVVDKKDAKKQKKDLVEEKKIEIKTKKKIVKKKDETSSDEETSSESEKKLKVKVSAKTVALKADAGSEDSSGLEEDVGVPKKTPLAKNGNLAAAKKEDDSSEESDSEDEASSDEDVAAPEKAPAALVKNVPVSAAKKKDESSSELSDSVDETSSDDDVAAAKKAPVPQAKNVTVAATKKKDESSDDSVSEDETSSDEDVAAAKKAPTKTAPAAAAKKDESNDGSDSEDETSSDDEAPAAKKTPAAIAKKSHVAAVKGKDESSSDSESSDEDVIATKTVTPVVKKKVESSEDSESDDESSSSDDEVPKKAGSLKRTTTEASKTKKNASSEDDSSDEESDDGEPQKKKIKVPDTDVEMADAVSAKANAGKGGSQIEKTPKTPITPKEQTRGSKTLFVGNLSYSVEQADVENFFKDAGEIVEVRFSMFPDNSFRGFGHVEFATAAEAEKALREMNGKELLGRPVKLDLAKERGAFTPHSGEKDANSFQKGGRAQGQTIFVRGFNKDEEEDQIRSSLEDHFGSCGEISRVSIPKDQEGGFKGMAYIDFTESDGFNKALELNGSEIGEYSLTVEEAKPRGDASGGARSGGRSGDRFGGGRFGSGGRNGGGGRFGSGGRNGGGGRFGSGGRADRFGDGSRGRSNRGRRGNFNKPSMAASGTGKKTTFNDDE
- the LOC142532592 gene encoding uncharacterized protein LOC142532592 isoform X3, whose protein sequence is MAKSNKKSATKVDAAVVPANPLKKATGKRDAEEVVDKKDAKKQKKDLVEEKKIEIKTKKKIVKKKDETSSDEETSSESEKKLKVSAKTVALKADAGSEDSSGLEEDVGVPKKTPLAKNGNLAAAKKEDDSSEESDSEDEASSDEDVAAPEKAPAALVKNVPVSAAKKKDESSSELSDSVDETSSDDDVAAAKKAPVPQAKNVTVAATKKKDESSDDSVSEDETSSDEDVAAAKKAPTKTAPAAAAKKDESNDGSDSEDETSSDDEAPAAKKTPAAIAKKSHVAAVKGKDESSSDSESSDEDVIATKTVTPVVKKKVESSEDSESDDESSSSDDEVPKKAGSLKRTTTEASKTKKNASSEDDSSDEESDDGEPQKKKIKVPDTDVEMADAVSAKANAGKGGSQIEKTPKTPITPKEQTRGSKTLFVGNLSYSVEQADVENFFKDAGEIVEVRFSMFPDNSFRGFGHVEFATAAEAEKALREMNGKELLGRPVKLDLAKERGAFTPHSGEKDANSFQKGGRAQGQTIFVRGFNKDEEEDQIRSSLEDHFGSCGEISRVSIPKDQEGGFKGMAYIDFTESDGFNKALELNGSEIGEYSLTVEEAKPRGDASGGARSGGRSGDRFGGGRFGSGGRNGGGGRFGSGGRNGGGGRFGSGGRADRFGDGSRGRSNRGRRGNFNKPSMAASGTGKKTTFNDDE